A stretch of the Pirellulales bacterium genome encodes the following:
- a CDS encoding tetratricopeptide repeat protein — MTGTFLAGSFATADDSISTARALLLAGKYEEAIEAYEKLADSDPEQAAVGLARAHAATGKREEVARDLAAAVTKNPQSAPLQAETARWALARGDMTLADKAAAAALAIDNDQLLARWVQAERLRMTGQLDEANSTYKWFIDFYNAHEVTDAESLGWIGLGAAQYARWNRISSQFSFLVNELYPDALRADPAWWPAHYAAGLLYLEKYNQPEAARELKAALALNPNAAEIHAALARLAVQNLDVGTARAAIERALEINATEEEALLVRGDILLANFQAAEAVPVFEEAVRLHPSSSVAAGRLAAACAVVDGLPADLAGTRVGRLIDNAVAANPHCGDFFASLAGALDQSRRYPDADKYFREAITRMPQLIQPYGDRGVVLMRLGEEVDARQQLDEAYKVDPFNVRVNNMLKVLEVLDGYALLETEHFVIKFDRGRDEILARYAARYLEDEVFPELCAKFQFTPPGKSQFEIFSRARNTSGHGWFSARMIGLPFVHTVGACAGKIVALASPNDMPNKYNWARVLKHEFVHVLNLQQTHFAIPHWYTEALAVGTEGVSRPQVWNELLVDRVPKNQLFNLDTINLGFVRPQSGLDWQMAYCQADLYARYMTESYGETALAKMLTAYRDNLDTRAALDREFHVKQEDFERGYLEYVRKVAAGITTQSTEPTETLAALEKLHKSQPNDAAVTARLAASYLARKDYATARKLADAALAAAKPNSQARQQAAYVLARIRLVVGETREALALLEENVDRKSPEPSLLNLLAGLQFKAEHFDQAAELYQVGAEHFPTSAGWLRSLAKVYLAQQNDVKLAEVLVKLAELNPDDVTIRLKLGQMALAAHDFVTAARWGRESLHIDVMDVDIHRLLAEAALGRSQFAEAANEYDVAVQIDGDNSSLQMGLAEACLKANRPDRAKRALEQVRKLEPDNARAAAMLENLAK, encoded by the coding sequence GTGACCGGCACATTCCTTGCCGGCAGTTTCGCCACGGCCGATGACAGTATTTCCACGGCCCGTGCTCTATTGCTCGCTGGCAAGTACGAAGAAGCGATCGAGGCGTACGAGAAGCTCGCAGATTCGGATCCCGAACAAGCCGCGGTCGGCCTTGCCCGCGCGCACGCGGCCACCGGCAAGCGTGAAGAAGTCGCGCGGGACCTGGCCGCGGCCGTCACGAAGAATCCACAATCGGCGCCGCTACAGGCCGAGACGGCGCGCTGGGCCCTGGCGCGCGGCGACATGACCCTGGCCGACAAAGCCGCTGCCGCGGCACTGGCGATCGACAACGATCAGTTGCTCGCCCGGTGGGTGCAAGCCGAACGCTTGCGAATGACCGGTCAGCTCGACGAAGCCAATAGCACCTATAAATGGTTTATCGATTTCTACAACGCGCACGAAGTCACCGATGCCGAATCGCTCGGCTGGATCGGCCTGGGCGCCGCGCAATACGCGCGCTGGAATCGCATATCAAGCCAATTCAGCTTTCTCGTCAACGAGCTTTATCCCGACGCCCTCAGGGCCGATCCCGCCTGGTGGCCGGCCCATTACGCCGCAGGTTTGCTCTATCTGGAGAAATACAATCAGCCCGAGGCGGCGCGCGAATTAAAGGCTGCCCTGGCACTGAATCCGAACGCCGCCGAGATTCACGCCGCGCTCGCACGTCTGGCCGTGCAGAATCTGGACGTTGGCACCGCGCGGGCGGCGATAGAGCGCGCCTTGGAAATCAATGCTACCGAAGAAGAAGCGCTCCTGGTGCGTGGCGATATTCTGTTGGCAAACTTTCAGGCTGCCGAAGCTGTCCCGGTATTCGAAGAGGCCGTCCGTCTGCATCCCTCGTCATCCGTGGCAGCCGGTCGCCTGGCCGCGGCCTGCGCGGTCGTCGATGGTCTACCAGCCGATCTGGCCGGCACGCGCGTGGGACGTCTTATTGATAATGCCGTCGCCGCGAATCCGCACTGCGGAGACTTCTTCGCGTCGCTCGCCGGAGCGCTGGATCAGAGCCGGCGTTATCCGGACGCCGACAAATACTTTCGCGAAGCGATCACCAGGATGCCGCAATTGATTCAGCCGTACGGTGATCGCGGCGTCGTACTGATGCGATTGGGGGAAGAGGTCGACGCACGGCAGCAGCTCGACGAAGCCTACAAAGTCGATCCCTTCAACGTGCGCGTCAACAATATGTTGAAGGTGCTCGAGGTGCTCGATGGCTACGCGCTGCTCGAGACTGAGCATTTCGTGATCAAATTCGACCGCGGCCGCGACGAGATTCTGGCTCGCTACGCTGCACGCTATCTCGAGGACGAGGTATTTCCCGAACTTTGCGCCAAATTTCAGTTCACACCGCCGGGCAAGTCCCAATTCGAAATATTCAGCCGCGCTCGCAATACCAGCGGTCACGGCTGGTTCAGCGCGCGGATGATTGGTTTGCCTTTCGTACACACCGTGGGGGCTTGCGCCGGCAAGATCGTGGCGCTGGCGTCGCCCAACGACATGCCGAATAAATACAATTGGGCACGCGTGCTAAAGCACGAGTTCGTACACGTGCTGAACCTGCAGCAGACACACTTTGCCATCCCGCATTGGTACACCGAGGCTCTGGCCGTCGGCACCGAAGGAGTCTCGCGACCGCAGGTGTGGAACGAGCTACTCGTCGATCGGGTCCCCAAGAATCAGCTCTTCAATCTCGATACGATCAATCTCGGTTTCGTCCGGCCGCAATCGGGACTCGACTGGCAAATGGCGTATTGCCAGGCCGATCTCTACGCACGCTACATGACCGAGAGCTATGGCGAGACGGCGCTCGCCAAGATGCTGACCGCCTATCGCGACAATCTCGATACACGCGCGGCCCTCGACCGCGAGTTTCACGTCAAGCAGGAGGACTTCGAACGAGGCTACCTCGAATACGTGCGCAAAGTCGCGGCCGGAATCACCACGCAATCGACCGAACCTACCGAGACCTTGGCCGCGCTCGAAAAGCTACACAAATCCCAGCCCAACGATGCGGCCGTCACGGCGCGTTTGGCGGCGAGTTACTTAGCGCGAAAAGACTATGCCACGGCGCGAAAACTTGCCGACGCGGCGCTAGCTGCCGCCAAACCGAATTCGCAGGCCCGTCAGCAGGCCGCCTACGTGCTGGCCCGCATCCGGTTGGTAGTGGGCGAAACGCGAGAGGCTCTCGCGCTGCTGGAAGAAAACGTCGATCGAAAATCGCCGGAACCGAGTTTGTTGAATCTACTGGCGGGCTTGCAATTCAAGGCCGAACATTTTGACCAGGCCGCTGAGCTTTATCAGGTCGGTGCCGAGCATTTTCCGACCTCGGCCGGCTGGCTGCGTTCGCTGGCCAAGGTATATCTTGCCCAACAAAATGACGTTAAGCTGGCAGAAGTGCTCGTGAAGTTGGCCGAACTCAATCCGGATGATGTAACCATCCGCTTGAAACTCGGCCAAATGGCCCTGGCGGCACATGATTTTGTCACCGCGGCACGCTGGGGGCGCGAGTCGCTGCACATCGACGTGATGGACGTGGACATTCATCGCCTGCTGGCGGAAGCGGCACTGGGACGCAGCCAGTTCGCCGAAGCCGCCAACGAGTATGACGTGGCTGTGCAAATCGATGGGGACAACAGTTCGTTGCAAATGGGGCTCGCCGAAGCGTGCCTGAAGGCGAATCGCCCGGATCGCGCCAAACGGGCGTTGGAACAGGTGCGCAAGCTCGAGCCGGACAATGCCCGGGCAGCGGCCATGTTGGAGAACCTGGCAAAGTGA
- a CDS encoding MazG nucleotide pyrophosphohydrolase domain-containing protein: protein MYLEKDLARGVDGTFMWLMEEVGELAGALRSGTHEDRLGEFADVLAWLATIANVAGIDLTEAVARKYGAGCPGCAQFVCVCADAEKP, encoded by the coding sequence ATGTATCTTGAAAAGGATCTCGCGCGCGGCGTCGACGGCACGTTCATGTGGCTGATGGAAGAGGTCGGCGAGTTGGCTGGCGCGCTGCGCAGCGGCACCCATGAAGATCGACTTGGCGAATTCGCCGACGTGCTGGCCTGGCTGGCGACGATCGCGAACGTTGCCGGGATCGATCTGACCGAGGCCGTGGCGCGAAAATATGGAGCCGGCTGTCCTGGTTGTGCTCAATTCGTATGCGTTTGCGCCGACGCGGAGAAGCCATGA
- a CDS encoding ABC transporter ATP-binding protein, translating to MIETKDLTKTYGTLHAINHLDIKLERGDVFGFIGPNGAGKTTTMRILATLLNPTFGEAYVCGYSIYTKPKEIRRVIGYMPDFFGVYDDMKVIEYLEFFAAAYRIKGPARRKICDEVLELVDLGYKREAFVTSLSRGMTQRLGLARVLLHDPQVLLLDEPASGLDPRARIEIRGLLKELRNMGKTIMVSSHILPELADICNKIGIIERGELLVNSDVAEVMRKVRRQPVLKVGVTGDSDSAAKLLSQHKGVEKIDTTNGVLTVTLAPEIEDYSDLPSLLIGAGHKLTLFKEEEVNLETAFMELTKGITS from the coding sequence GTGATCGAAACCAAGGACCTGACCAAGACCTACGGGACGTTGCACGCGATCAACCACCTCGACATCAAGCTCGAGCGGGGGGACGTGTTCGGCTTCATCGGCCCCAATGGCGCCGGCAAGACGACCACGATGCGCATCCTGGCCACGCTCTTGAATCCCACCTTCGGCGAGGCGTACGTTTGCGGCTATTCGATCTACACCAAGCCCAAAGAGATCCGCCGCGTGATCGGCTACATGCCTGACTTTTTCGGCGTGTACGACGACATGAAAGTGATCGAGTACCTCGAATTCTTCGCCGCGGCATATCGCATCAAAGGACCCGCACGGCGAAAAATCTGCGACGAGGTTCTGGAACTGGTCGACCTGGGCTACAAGCGGGAAGCATTCGTCACCAGCCTCTCGCGCGGTATGACGCAGCGACTGGGTCTGGCGCGCGTCCTGCTGCACGACCCGCAAGTGCTGCTCTTGGACGAGCCGGCCAGCGGCCTGGATCCCCGCGCCCGCATCGAAATTCGCGGATTGCTCAAAGAACTGCGAAACATGGGCAAGACCATCATGGTCTCGAGCCACATCCTGCCCGAGCTGGCCGACATTTGTAACAAGATCGGCATCATCGAACGTGGCGAGTTGCTGGTGAACTCGGATGTGGCCGAGGTTATGCGTAAAGTGCGCCGCCAGCCAGTTCTGAAAGTAGGGGTAACCGGCGATAGCGACAGCGCGGCAAAGTTGCTATCGCAACATAAGGGGGTCGAGAAGATCGACACCACGAACGGCGTCCTCACCGTGACCCTGGCCCCCGAAATCGAAGACTATAGCGATCTGCCCAGCCTGCTGATCGGCGCAGGGCACAAGCTGACGCTCTTCAAGGAAGAAGAAGTCAACCTGGAAACGGCGTTCATGGAATTGACCAAAGGGATCACTTCGTAG
- a CDS encoding amidohydrolase family protein, whose product MNRRKANPADRRTVTRRDAIGRVVATSATLAVTSHLGAIAMADPTTATATEPSGAIDAHVHVWTHDTAKYPLSAGYRREEMAPPSFTPEQLFEHMRPCGVNRVALVQMSFYGFDNSYMLDTIKRFPGVFSGIAVIDDAADRPQDEMRRLKPLGVRGFRIYPRNMPVDRWLETPGLAAMWEYGAAERMAMCCLVNPDALSAIDRMCEKHPDTPVVVDHCGRVGISGEIREEDLNQLCRLARHKNTYVKVSAFYALGKKKSPYTDLAAMIRRLRDAFGAERLMWATDCPYQVQGDNTYRDSIELVRSRLDFLTADDRQRLLQKTAQRVFFS is encoded by the coding sequence ATGAACAGACGCAAGGCTAACCCCGCTGACCGGCGAACTGTGACTCGGCGCGATGCGATCGGACGCGTCGTTGCCACATCGGCGACGCTGGCGGTCACCTCGCATCTCGGAGCGATTGCCATGGCCGACCCCACGACAGCAACTGCAACCGAACCGAGCGGCGCGATCGACGCGCACGTTCACGTCTGGACGCACGACACGGCGAAGTATCCGCTGTCGGCCGGTTATCGGCGCGAGGAAATGGCGCCGCCGAGCTTTACGCCGGAGCAGTTGTTCGAGCACATGCGTCCCTGCGGAGTGAATCGGGTCGCGCTGGTGCAGATGAGCTTTTACGGATTCGACAATTCCTACATGCTCGACACGATCAAGCGTTTTCCCGGTGTGTTCTCGGGGATTGCCGTCATTGATGACGCAGCGGACCGACCGCAGGATGAAATGCGCAGGCTGAAACCTCTGGGTGTGCGCGGCTTCCGCATTTATCCGCGCAATATGCCGGTTGATCGCTGGTTGGAAACGCCCGGCCTGGCGGCGATGTGGGAATACGGCGCCGCCGAGCGGATGGCGATGTGCTGCCTGGTGAATCCCGATGCCCTGTCGGCCATCGATCGGATGTGCGAAAAGCACCCAGATACGCCGGTCGTCGTCGATCATTGCGGTCGTGTCGGAATCTCGGGCGAGATTCGCGAAGAAGACCTGAATCAACTCTGCCGGCTGGCACGTCATAAGAACACATATGTGAAGGTGTCAGCCTTTTACGCACTCGGAAAGAAAAAGTCGCCCTACACGGATCTGGCTGCGATGATCCGTCGACTGCGCGACGCGTTCGGCGCGGAGCGCCTGATGTGGGCCACGGACTGCCCTTACCAGGTGCAAGGCGATAACACGTACCGCGATTCGATCGAGCTTGTGCGGTCTCGGCTCGACTTTCTCACCGCGGACGATCGCCAGCGGCTACTGCAAAAGACGGCCCAGCGCGTTTTCTTTTCGTAA
- a CDS encoding mycofactocin-coupled SDR family oxidoreductase (This oxidoreductase belongs to a branch of the SDR family in which the NAD cofactor is especially deeply buried and is non-exchangeable. Members of this branch occur only in species that product mycofactocin, a small molecule electron carrier derived from the final two residues of the mycofactocin precursor protein, MftA. Mycofactocin is thought to mediate transfers of electrons between such non-exchangeable NAD cofactors from different enzymes acting on different substates, and has been shown to play a role in the metabolism of alcohols and aldehydes in Mycolicibacterium smegmatis and in Mycobacterium tuberculosis.) has protein sequence MPEESNNKTLTGRVVFITGAAHGQGRATALALARAGAHVAALDVGRPLAYPGYEMGTTGELDSLVDECQRAGVECLAFAADVRDDNAVSAAVAATAQRFERIDILFNNAGICGYGLAHELTEEAWDAMLDINLKGAWLVARRVIPHLIARRSGVIINNSSIAGLRGMARLSHYAASKWGLTGLTKSWALELAPHNIRVVSIHPTGVNTPMNDGLAAIEGLSPREIAERSAGNLLPVPWIEPEDVAQAVLFLVSDAARYVTGSEFVLDAGLLTR, from the coding sequence ATGCCTGAGGAATCAAACAACAAAACGCTGACCGGCCGTGTGGTGTTCATCACGGGCGCTGCGCATGGTCAGGGACGCGCGACAGCGCTTGCGCTTGCGCGCGCCGGTGCCCACGTCGCGGCGCTGGATGTGGGACGCCCGCTGGCGTACCCAGGCTACGAGATGGGGACCACCGGTGAGCTGGATTCGCTGGTGGACGAGTGTCAGCGCGCCGGAGTGGAATGCCTGGCGTTTGCCGCGGACGTGCGCGACGATAACGCCGTATCGGCCGCGGTGGCGGCGACGGCCCAGCGCTTCGAGCGGATCGATATTCTCTTCAACAACGCCGGCATCTGCGGTTACGGCCTGGCGCACGAGCTAACCGAAGAAGCTTGGGACGCGATGCTCGACATCAATCTCAAGGGGGCGTGGCTGGTCGCGCGGCGCGTGATTCCGCATTTAATCGCCCGGCGCTCGGGCGTGATCATCAACAATTCCTCGATCGCAGGCCTGCGCGGCATGGCACGTTTGAGCCATTACGCGGCATCAAAATGGGGGCTGACCGGCCTGACCAAATCTTGGGCCCTGGAACTGGCGCCCCACAACATTCGTGTGGTATCGATACATCCGACAGGGGTAAACACCCCAATGAACGATGGCCTGGCGGCGATCGAAGGGTTGAGCCCGCGCGAAATTGCCGAGCGCTCGGCCGGCAACTTGCTGCCGGTGCCGTGGATTGAGCCGGAGGATGTGGCACAAGCGGTGTTGTTTTTGGTGTCGGATGCCGCGCGTTATGTGACCGGTTCCGAATTCGTGCTGGACGCGGGTTTATTGACGCGCTGA
- a CDS encoding DUF1501 domain-containing protein → MLRINGRPRKVCDGFTRRDVLEIGGLGALGVMLPQILGSRAMARPAVGTQPMRRTSGKAEACILVYLFGGPSQIDTFDMKPAAPVDFRGEFRPIDTNVPGIQICEHFPLLARHADKLTIVRSMHHQHPRHGYGLYYMFTGRERARPDLDASPAPEDHPSLGALVAKMQGPRADFPPAVTLPRWNRFLDLPNEYAGEVAGFLGKTYDPWLVKADSTGTQFAVSGVELPHGITLDRLAARRTLLGEFNGTLGRLADREPCDRLDGLYRQALSIVTSPRARRAFNLDEEPNELRESYGSEPFGQGLLLSRRLVEAGATLVTVNWHDDGRDVKSPFWDTHKDNFTTLKNVLIPPLDRALSALLADLGERGLLDSTLVVVMGEFGRTPRVGRVVMNSATNASGRDHWPHAYSILMAGGGVRGGQIYGESDELAAHVKDRGVTPPDLSATVLHALGIDPRELIYDRQGRPQPLATGQPVIDLF, encoded by the coding sequence ATGCTGCGTATCAACGGTCGACCGCGAAAAGTCTGCGACGGCTTCACACGGCGCGACGTGCTCGAAATCGGCGGGCTCGGTGCGCTAGGTGTGATGCTGCCTCAGATTCTTGGCTCGCGAGCCATGGCGCGCCCTGCAGTTGGGACGCAGCCGATGCGGCGTACGTCCGGTAAGGCCGAGGCCTGCATCCTCGTTTATCTGTTCGGCGGACCGAGCCAGATCGATACCTTCGATATGAAGCCGGCGGCGCCAGTCGACTTTCGCGGCGAGTTTCGTCCGATCGACACCAACGTGCCGGGCATTCAGATTTGCGAGCACTTTCCGCTGCTCGCCCGACATGCTGACAAATTGACGATCGTGCGCTCGATGCATCATCAGCATCCACGGCACGGTTATGGGCTGTATTACATGTTCACGGGGCGCGAACGTGCCCGGCCTGACTTGGATGCGTCGCCAGCGCCCGAGGATCATCCGTCGCTCGGCGCGTTAGTGGCGAAGATGCAGGGGCCGCGTGCGGATTTTCCGCCGGCCGTGACGTTGCCTCGCTGGAATCGGTTTCTCGATCTGCCCAACGAGTATGCGGGAGAGGTCGCCGGCTTCTTAGGCAAGACGTACGATCCCTGGCTCGTGAAGGCCGACTCCACCGGCACGCAATTCGCGGTTTCGGGAGTCGAGCTTCCCCACGGAATCACGCTCGATCGGTTGGCGGCGCGGCGCACGTTGCTGGGCGAATTTAATGGTACGTTGGGGCGGCTGGCCGATCGCGAGCCGTGCGATCGACTCGATGGACTCTATCGGCAGGCACTGTCGATCGTTACTTCGCCACGAGCGCGCCGCGCGTTCAACCTGGACGAAGAGCCGAACGAGCTGCGCGAATCGTACGGCAGTGAGCCATTCGGGCAGGGATTGCTTCTCTCGCGGCGGCTGGTCGAAGCCGGTGCGACGTTGGTTACCGTCAATTGGCACGATGACGGGCGCGACGTGAAGAGCCCTTTCTGGGATACGCACAAGGATAATTTTACAACCTTGAAGAATGTGCTCATTCCGCCGCTCGATCGCGCGTTGTCCGCATTGCTGGCCGATCTCGGCGAACGGGGGCTGTTGGATTCAACCTTGGTCGTAGTGATGGGAGAGTTCGGTCGCACGCCTCGCGTAGGTCGCGTGGTGATGAATAGTGCAACCAATGCCAGCGGTCGCGATCACTGGCCGCACGCTTATTCGATATTGATGGCGGGTGGCGGAGTCCGTGGTGGACAGATTTATGGAGAATCCGACGAACTGGCCGCGCATGTGAAAGACCGCGGCGTGACGCCTCCGGACCTTTCCGCAACGGTGTTGCACGCGCTGGGGATCGATCCGCGCGAGCTAATATACGATCGGCAGGGGCGCCCTCAGCCGCTAGCTACCGGTCAGCCGGTGATAGATTTGTTTTAA
- a CDS encoding PEP-CTERM sorting domain-containing protein: MGTSIADRLAIALRASRRRIVPLIVSCVAGMATVAVAAPVPLLPVDPGTQLANSPGPGQYFGFTDVNINGNYGWQFQVLEPVQVVGLGWYDDGADGLSHDHLVTLSGVGLSATIPAGTAASLIGSYRVELNSPITLNPGLYTVYGADYIANPDIVKFAGASVPTDSRIAQLPTPVFGNYNSFPNGALAAPGAWLGPMVFVQPVPEPSTFVLAGMAVSALAYCRRRQR, encoded by the coding sequence ATGGGTACGTCGATTGCTGACCGATTGGCCATTGCGCTTCGCGCGTCTCGCAGGCGCATCGTTCCGTTGATTGTTAGTTGCGTGGCCGGCATGGCTACAGTCGCCGTGGCCGCGCCGGTGCCGTTGCTACCAGTCGACCCGGGCACACAGTTGGCAAACTCGCCTGGTCCGGGTCAGTATTTCGGCTTCACCGACGTCAACATCAATGGCAACTACGGTTGGCAGTTTCAGGTTCTTGAACCAGTGCAAGTCGTGGGGCTCGGTTGGTACGACGATGGAGCCGATGGACTGTCCCACGACCACTTGGTCACGCTGTCGGGGGTTGGACTGAGCGCCACGATTCCCGCTGGCACCGCTGCCAGTCTGATCGGATCGTATCGCGTGGAGCTGAACTCGCCCATTACACTGAATCCGGGGCTCTATACCGTTTATGGTGCGGACTATATCGCGAATCCCGACATCGTGAAGTTCGCTGGCGCCAGTGTGCCGACGGATTCCCGCATTGCCCAACTGCCGACGCCGGTGTTCGGGAATTACAATTCCTTCCCGAATGGCGCGCTGGCAGCGCCCGGCGCATGGCTGGGGCCGATGGTTTTTGTGCAGCCGGTTCCCGAGCCATCGACATTTGTGCTGGCCGGGATGGCGGTTTCCGCGCTAGCATATTGCCGTCGCCGGCAGCGTTAG
- a CDS encoding PEP-CTERM sorting domain-containing protein: MTSHQFTVCLRYCVTAAVTLFSLQRIASADTQNVVFTIDPTQSTLGYSLTESTYGTFTPVSPGSNVSDVSGHFLVSFNPLTDTPTSVQFIGGDGYFQQDSDLTVHTVSPAAQVQYSNLSWDFSSPVLTSSNGVFNAATTGFTVLSGTLVETPPGGAAGTNDETGYKGTVSFGTWTLSQSAPGSGDWSLAVSGYYLPGSNSPTTTEKFTLNALSTAHFGASNITTVAPTATHADVLGGAAATGGVSINLPGDTNGGTFSAQQIPNNTGLSQQAIQAAQANPIFAASTADLSVHPQIWNVEYTGLQSGQDATLVFHYDPSLLPAGTDQSQLGIWHYNSIGKDWEFGGTVNTTDHTITFVTGSFSPFELGVKAVPEPATIVLGGLGTLGLLFAKLRKRYA, from the coding sequence ATGACTTCGCATCAATTCACGGTTTGCCTTCGTTATTGCGTCACGGCGGCTGTTACGCTTTTCTCGCTGCAGCGAATCGCTTCGGCCGACACGCAGAATGTTGTGTTCACGATCGATCCGACGCAAAGCACGCTGGGCTATTCGCTGACCGAGTCGACTTACGGCACATTTACGCCTGTCTCGCCGGGGAGCAACGTCAGCGATGTGAGCGGACATTTTCTTGTCAGCTTTAACCCGCTAACCGATACGCCAACCAGCGTTCAGTTCATTGGTGGGGACGGCTATTTCCAGCAGGACTCGGACCTGACCGTACACACCGTCTCGCCGGCGGCGCAAGTTCAGTACAGCAATCTGAGCTGGGATTTCAGCAGCCCCGTGCTGACTAGTTCAAACGGAGTGTTCAATGCCGCGACCACCGGCTTTACGGTGCTCAGCGGTACGTTGGTCGAAACGCCGCCAGGGGGCGCGGCCGGCACGAATGACGAAACGGGATACAAAGGAACCGTAAGTTTCGGTACCTGGACGCTATCGCAATCGGCGCCAGGATCGGGCGACTGGTCGCTGGCGGTCAGCGGATACTATTTGCCGGGTTCGAACAGCCCGACGACGACCGAAAAGTTCACGCTCAACGCGTTGTCGACGGCGCACTTCGGCGCCTCGAATATCACGACCGTCGCGCCTACCGCGACGCATGCCGATGTATTGGGAGGCGCCGCGGCGACGGGGGGCGTATCGATTAACCTGCCTGGGGATACCAACGGCGGTACCTTCAGCGCACAGCAAATTCCGAACAATACCGGCCTGTCGCAGCAAGCGATCCAGGCGGCGCAAGCTAACCCGATCTTCGCCGCCTCGACCGCCGACCTGTCGGTGCATCCGCAAATCTGGAACGTGGAATACACCGGCCTGCAATCGGGGCAGGACGCAACGCTCGTGTTCCATTACGATCCGTCGCTATTGCCCGCCGGCACCGATCAGTCGCAGTTGGGTATCTGGCACTACAACTCGATCGGCAAAGATTGGGAGTTCGGTGGCACGGTCAACACGACCGATCATACGATCACGTTCGTCACCGGAAGCTTTTCGCCGTTCGAGCTGGGTGTGAAGGCAGTGCCAGAGCCCGCGACGATCGTGTTGGGCGGATTGGGAACGTTGGGGCTGCTGTTCGCCAAGTTGCGAAAGCGGTACGCGTAG